In Gemmatimonadaceae bacterium, the sequence GCGTGCCGATGGCAGGCGATCAGTTCGTGGTCGTCGAGGACGCCATGGAGTCACGCGACATCGCCCAGCGGCGCCAGCGGCTCGACCGTGAGGCGAAAAGCCGGCGAACGTCCAGGAGCAGGGTGTCGCTCGAAGACTTCATGTCCGCTGCGGCGTCCGGCGAAAAGCGCACGTTGCACATCATCATTAAGGCCGATCAGGGCGGGCCGGCGGAAGCACTCGCCGATGCGCTTGGCCAGCTCTCGCACGACGAAGTCTCGGTGGACGTGATCCACCGCGGTGTCGGCTCGATCAACGAAAGCGACATTCTGCTGGCCCGCAGTTCAGGCGCGGTCATCGTCGGTTTCCACGTACGGCCCGACAACAACGCCCGCGCGGCTGCCGAAAGAGAAGGTGTCGAGATAAAGCTGTACAAGGTGATTTACGAAGCAGTCGAAGACATCCGGTCGGCACTTGAAGGCATGCTGCGTCCCGAAGAGCGCGAAGTGGTGCTCGGCGAAGCCGAAGTGCGCGAGACATTCAAGGTTCCTAAGCTTGGTCTCATTGCCGGCTGCTCGGTGCGAAGCGGGATCGTTCAACGCGGAGGGCGCGCACGTGTTGTTCGGGATGGGGTGGAGATTTACGACGGCGTTGTCGGATCGTTGCGGCGCTTCAAGGACGATGTGAAGGAGGTCCGCGAGGGCTTCGAGTGTGGAATTGGGATTGAGAATTTCAACGACATCAAGCTTGGCGACGTCATAGAGTGCTACCGCAAGGAACAGGTTGCGCGCACGCTGGCGTCGAGCGCTTCTGCGTAACACCCGGCGTGCCGACCGGGTGGCCGCAGCCATCCGTGAAGAGGTCGCGATGTTCCTTGCCAGCGCCGCAAAGGATCCGCGCATCGTTGGTTTCGTAACGGTGACGGGAGTGGAAGTCACTTCCGACCTCAGGCACGCACGTGTATTCGTGAGTGTGATGGGCAGCGAGCCCGAAAAGGAATCGACATTCCAGGGGCTCGGAAGCACCGCCTCGCACCTGCGATCGCTCGTCGGACGTACCCTGCGACTGCGGGTGGCTCCCGAAATTCAGTTCAAGGAAGACGACAGCGTGGCCCGCGCCGCCCGTATCGAGTCGCTGCTCGCCGGTATCAAGCCCAGTGAGCCGGGTGACCCCGATTCGGCGGCCTCTACGCCAGTGTCATCCGACGCGCTTGGCCCGGACGGACGGCCTGGCGACGAAGACGACGGGAATTGAAGGCTCGCCGTTGGCCGCCAGTGTGGAAGGTCTTCTTCTCGTCGACAAACCCGCCGGCGCTACATCACACGACATAGTACAACTGGCCCGTCGCGTTTATGGCGAGAAGAGCATCGGGCATCTCGGAACGCTTGATCCGTTCGCCACTGGGTTGCTGATACTGCTGATGGGTCGCTCGACCCGGCTGGCAACGTTCATTCTTACCGAGCCCAAGGTCTACCTCACCACAATCCGCTTTGGAGCGGAGACCGATTCTGACGACTGCACGGGATCGGTGATTCGCCAATCGCCCCCGCCGCCGCGGGGCTCTATCTCCGACGCTATTTCAGCGCTGACTGGAGATTTGATGCAGGTGCCGCCGGCCTACTCGGCCAAATCCGTTGACGGCGTGCGCGCTTATGACGCCGCGCGGCGTGGCGAACCGCTGGAGCTTGCCGCGGCAAGAGTGATGGTTCATGGGTGGGCGATTCAGGATGAGCGGGATAATGAGATCGACGTGCGAATCACGTGCGGGACCGGGACCTACATCCGCGCCCTGGCGCGCGATCTGGGCCGTGCCACCGGGAGTGCCGCCCACCTGGCCGCGCTGAGACGCGAGCAGAGCGGGCCCTTCGACGTGGCTCACGCGGCAACCGTCGAAGTGCTGCGGACCTCACCCCCGCCCTTGAGACCGCTGCGAGTCGTCACCGATGCCTGACCTGATGGCGATATCGGGGGCTTCCGCTCTTCCCTCGAATGTCGACGGCACCGTCGTGACAGTTGGGACGTTCGACGGAGTGCATCGGGGGCACGCAGACGTCATCCAGCGACTGGTAGCCCGGGCAAAGATGGTCGGCTTGCCAAGCCTCCTGGTGAGTTTCGACCCGCATCCGCTTGAAGTCGTCAATCCGCATTCAGCGCCGCAGCTTCTTACCACTCATCATGAAAAACTCGAGATCTTTGCGGCGAGCGGTCTCGATTATTTTGCCGTCGTCCCGTTTACGGCTGCGCTGGCGTCTTTCACGGCGGCTGAGTTCGTCGATACGATTCTGCGACGGCGGTTCCGCATGCGAGAGCTGCTGATCGGGCACGACCACGGATTCGGACGCCAGCGAGCAGGGAATGTGACTGTTCTCCGCGAACTTGGCGTCCGGTGGGGCTTTGACGTCGAAGTCATTGACGCAGTGTCCTATGGCGACGGCACACATGTGTCGTCGACCTCCATTCGCCGGGCAATCGCGGGCGGTGATCTGGCCCGCGCGGCCGAAGCTCTCGGCCGTCCTTATTCCGTGAGTGGTACCGTAGTCAGCGGGCACGGGCGGGGAAGACAACTGGGGTTTTCTACCCTGAATCTGAGCCACCCGCTCCCGGTGAAGCTTCTTCCGCCTGACGGTGTATATGCCGTCAGGGTGCAGTCGCGCCATGGCGAGTTCGAGGCAATGGCGAACCTTGGGCCTCGGCCGACGTTCGGCGAATCCGACAGGACAATTGAAGCTCACCTGTTTGACGCGTCGGGCGATTTTTACGGCTCCGCGGTGCGGCTGGACTTCATTGGTTTTCTCCGAAATACACGAAAATTCGACAGCCCGGCCGAACTCATTCAGCAACTTGAACGTGACCGTGCCAGCGCGACGCGCGCGTTGACTCTGCCCGCGAATGCCGGTAACCTTAGAGGCTACACAGGAACGGTTCACCCTACCTCGTCTGACGCATGACCCTGAAGTATCGACTTCTGATAATAGCTGCACTCATTCTTGCGTCCGTCTGGGCGCTTTTTCCGCGGACCGTCGTCGAGCGGGTCAGGAAAGGCAGCGGCTTTACATACGATTCCGTGAAGCGGGTGCCTCTCAAAAGAGGTCTCGACCTTCAGGGCGGCATGCACCTGGCTCTGGAAATCGACGAATCCAAGGGTGCGGTGCCTCAGAAGGCCGAGGCAATCGACCGTGCTCTGAAGGTGGTTCGCACCCGCATCGATCAGTTCGGCGTATCGGAACCGGTCGTCCAGAAAGCAGGAGCTGAGCGCATCATCGTCGAGCTTCCGGGCATCGACGATCCGGAACGGGCACAGGAGGTCGTCCAGAAATCGGCATTCCTCCAGTTCCAGATTACCGACAAGACCCAGGCGCTCGAGAAAGCGTTGCCGCGTCTTGACGCAGCGGTGAAGCAGTTTGCATCGACGGGCTCCGCAGGTCCCGGAGCTGCCCGACCCGACAGCGCGCTCGCCGGATCAGGCCTGCAGTCCCTGTTCACTGCCGATACGACGAAATCCGCAGCGGACACGACGAAATCCCCAACGGACACGACAAAAACCGACACTGCCGCCTTGCCGACGCCAACCTCGGGCGGCTTCTCGAAGCTTATCCAGCAGGGGGGCATGGCCGGCGAGTACTACGTCGCCGAAACAAATGTTCAGACCATGCAGGACTATCTCGAAACAGCGGGTGTGAAGGCCGCGCTTCCCCCAGGCAAGGTTGTTCGATTCGGGAGCGACACCACTTCGCTTGGCAGCCAGGTCTATCGGCCGCTGTATGTGCTGGATGCGAGGCCGATTATTACCGGTGAGCGTCTCATCGATGCCAAACCGGTAACGGACCCGAGGGAAGGCACGCTGGTGACGTTCGAGTTCGACAACGAAGGTGGCCGCAAGTTCCGCAGTGAGACTTCGAAGCACATCCAGGATTTCATGGCAATCGTCCTCGACGATCGGGTTATGGGCCGGCCGCCGGTAATCCAGAGTGCCATTGGCAACCGCGGACAGATCACGATGGGCGGGAAGGATTTGCAGGCGGCGTCCGACCTCGCGCTCGTGCTGCGTGCGGGCTCGCTTCCAGCCCCGCTCAAGATCGTCGAAGTCAGAAACATAGGCGCAAGCCTTGGCCAGGATTCAATTGACAGCGGCATCCGCGCGGGCGTCGTGG encodes:
- the truB gene encoding tRNA pseudouridine(55) synthase TruB yields the protein MARTDGLATKTTGIEGSPLAASVEGLLLVDKPAGATSHDIVQLARRVYGEKSIGHLGTLDPFATGLLILLMGRSTRLATFILTEPKVYLTTIRFGAETDSDDCTGSVIRQSPPPPRGSISDAISALTGDLMQVPPAYSAKSVDGVRAYDAARRGEPLELAAARVMVHGWAIQDERDNEIDVRITCGTGTYIRALARDLGRATGSAAHLAALRREQSGPFDVAHAATVEVLRTSPPPLRPLRVVTDA
- the rbfA gene encoding 30S ribosome-binding factor RbfA is translated as MRARWRRALLRNTRRADRVAAAIREEVAMFLASAAKDPRIVGFVTVTGVEVTSDLRHARVFVSVMGSEPEKESTFQGLGSTASHLRSLVGRTLRLRVAPEIQFKEDDSVARAARIESLLAGIKPSEPGDPDSAASTPVSSDALGPDGRPGDEDDGN
- the secD gene encoding protein translocase subunit SecD, producing MTLKYRLLIIAALILASVWALFPRTVVERVRKGSGFTYDSVKRVPLKRGLDLQGGMHLALEIDESKGAVPQKAEAIDRALKVVRTRIDQFGVSEPVVQKAGAERIIVELPGIDDPERAQEVVQKSAFLQFQITDKTQALEKALPRLDAAVKQFASTGSAGPGAARPDSALAGSGLQSLFTADTTKSAADTTKSPTDTTKTDTAALPTPTSGGFSKLIQQGGMAGEYYVAETNVQTMQDYLETAGVKAALPPGKVVRFGSDTTSLGSQVYRPLYVLDARPIITGERLIDAKPVTDPREGTLVTFEFDNEGGRKFRSETSKHIQDFMAIVLDDRVMGRPPVIQSAIGNRGQITMGGKDLQAASDLALVLRAGSLPAPLKIVEVRNIGASLGQDSIDSGIRAGVVAIGFLVLIILIYYKFSGMLAIGGLILYVLFTLGMLAGFDAVLTLPGLAGFVLSLGVAVDANVLIFERIREELDRGKSVRLAIDEGFGHAMSAIVDSNVTAALTAIVLYQFGTGPVRGFAVTLLAGIAASMITSIFVVRTFYMVWLNRSNNAQALSI
- a CDS encoding bifunctional riboflavin kinase/FAD synthetase, which codes for MPDLMAISGASALPSNVDGTVVTVGTFDGVHRGHADVIQRLVARAKMVGLPSLLVSFDPHPLEVVNPHSAPQLLTTHHEKLEIFAASGLDYFAVVPFTAALASFTAAEFVDTILRRRFRMRELLIGHDHGFGRQRAGNVTVLRELGVRWGFDVEVIDAVSYGDGTHVSSTSIRRAIAGGDLARAAEALGRPYSVSGTVVSGHGRGRQLGFSTLNLSHPLPVKLLPPDGVYAVRVQSRHGEFEAMANLGPRPTFGESDRTIEAHLFDASGDFYGSAVRLDFIGFLRNTRKFDSPAELIQQLERDRASATRALTLPANAGNLRGYTGTVHPTSSDA